One genomic region from Xenopus laevis strain J_2021 chromosome 2L, Xenopus_laevis_v10.1, whole genome shotgun sequence encodes:
- the sytl2.L gene encoding uncharacterized protein sytl2.L isoform X3, with product MIDLSFLTEAEQEAILRVLNRDAELKKAEEERVRNLYDVVDDDQELKYKSGQWFYEAKSKRHRDKIHGADLVRASMRKRKAPSATLAELSRNYKENSSKKSWASSVNKDVFIPPELYGVMEDPEEEKSGFVPVKIEPTQSSKRVSFLSTDKNMESPKNGNVSPSRQRRNPFNSTNEGEEDTELGKDTQYQVPVNGTESGDQESYPDVLPSRVKFGVKLPYPAPGETVRLSSSSPNSSLTNGGQVPIPKPRTIPLKKTDSLERSASDLKREDSSGSTGKPKSILKRRSSSSSTDSESIRMTQKADINKMSLSTPILQVGKNNISAEPVDESPENSLDRLKQVRFSANVHQNPPSPGPEAVHGKEIGEFGILDPGLSQAQLVNPVHASSEDSVSVQSPSSGLVLDILTKTIYRKSSVEIPGLNGSSEEGPSLSANSASLNNITEDSFVQETQPKVSLPLEANVSSDNDPHYAVVKKPTESLSSGLSQDKKPEIESPDVSKPNSIEPKQGKPIGSPGNPDPLNPDKHAIEIMKAQDESITKVLDWLSKSSESGDREPTLLESKPVNNEKLVPIHKCEEEVDRTRGEGNVELTTLGNLEDFQQVEDCIQNSTEGTTKPLVFGISKGGIGKIQNLVNFAEYLESPQKEEAMSPASLSSPVQKETFYIDDKAVQQTLVPENFKPILIQGQASADEQSQFLDKNSTGKLENFEPLSPIYSGLQETFKDFRVSSSKVAEPLLFGYSKGGIGKMQCPVVNELGEIGNIQNVENTDSTNIENQVTSIVAEQTKNKIPENVLTKGSGPILQEQLVSENMSEPSSYQSETDNNSHKPGPKINDFWTQVSAKYVPETIKAVHIYRQNSNEATGESLHLGEGKKKPSIEFGEKKVEELPQDAEDTGNQVDDITLANSQGESVQDSGSKISNFDHKSINEVKLFWEKEEKETNGQSEIKRPVLKDVEVLGSQIHVKESIAAFSQKSSSFENDEGNSGLVPFKKVILDEEPLPSIDQLKTFWEQERKKLENLESKPRNEAIESETGQSEIKTTFATPPLNFDKMEKRKKCRKRHTFHCFFESDLDSAPKQDHLARGLSLNDGANGIDKKYSSEAFQSLRSFWDAGKNTQEDHNMHPPIGTNLEPPNIQVAPSNDLQNGPDSMAFQDKSGQVSNLPDEQSSLPCQMDSNKTVSILNQSQAEIGMEYPNIQTNYSHEPVSETIVKTVAPSKVEFLFNERLQKLQTEIAEGNLEVHPTCDSIPQESITSDHFPQDAKIIEMRNPDTEIQKRSENLVQDRFKNSPLNVFEESDNMSNMPTSEIFTSTKEQIEEGIKSPTGLPNSEYSETMHGTNTQMFIPNNKTGYEEDSTTILETDTANNTSLKEDTSYQTECSAPASEESAYATQEEFLSSSERVPPEGKSFDNELENSSNDLEKFNEKDPPQEVYEDVEQTFLKRSHDLKTSLEKLARESLSPAEGQLFPSSDKETVSSVSSQPLVPLNFKDSVQGNLSMPEKQSKKEIIEKIENPVIRSRPAYTNFDAGLAKLYRESLDLDTSALDASAENPDKVENNVQIPNEFFHTSLSAQNAPFINDPELHDSDQATPEESISSDSMYSDALAEVVDSVKRTTIQSRAWFENDLQTSQEVASDAEDLIGGSHSKPFIQTASITLRLNRYNKNMNVQEVYADSSTKGEPEFSESQEKASTAGDDHREVHADDDTVDQVVKQSTPVKERNSLLRRSTLQLYLEAPYRRDLSKSIDFELTGNLSNEADHPKYQDNGIIPKEDKDPMYEEVRVDEHVPERSNFSDPEKLKRLSQSVPSFLNDDTDGRETDSASENSFQLGRHKKSPSSLTNLSGSSGMASLSSVSGSVMSIYSGDFGNVDIKGNIQVALDYADNLQEFQVFVSQCKDLAAADVKKQRSDPYVKSYLLPEKAKMGKRKTGVKKKTLNPVYNDVLRYKITKNALLSQTLNLSVWHYDVLGRNSFLGEVDVNLASWDWSNKQMNWYPLQPRTPAAGIGLENRGEMKLALKYVPEAFSGAKNAGTGEVHIWLKECSNLPMLRGNKINSFIKCTILPDTSRKSRQKTRAVDKTPNPYFNHTMVYDGFRKEDLHEACVELTVWDHNKLTNHFLGGLRIGFGTGKSYGTAVDWMDSNAAEATTWEKMISSSDTWVEAILPLRMFKMAKMAK from the exons CTGAATTAAGTAGAAACTATAAGGAAAACTCCTCTAAGAAGAGCTGGGCCAGCAGTGTCAACAAGGATGTTTTTATTCCTCCAGAGCTTTATGGAGTCATGGAAGACCCAGAAGAGGAGAAAAGTGGCTTTGTGCCAGTGAAGATTGAGCCCACACAAAG TTCCAAAAGAGTGAGCTTCTTATCCACTGACAAAAACATGGAGAGTCCAAAGAATGGGAATGTATCGCCATCAAGG CAAAGACGAAATCCCTTTAACTCTACAAATGAAGGAGAAGAAGACACAGAACTTGGAAAGGACACACAATATCAAGTACCTGTAAATGGCACAGAAAGTGGAGACCAGGAGTCCTACCCAG ATGTCTTGCCCTCAAGAGTAAAATTTGGTGTGAAGTTGCCATACCCGGCACCAGGAGAAACCGTCCGGCTTTCATCAAGCTCTCCCAATTCCTCTTTAACCAATGGTGGACAGGTTCCAATACCGAAGCCTAGAACAATTCCACTGAAGAAGACAGATTCTCTAGAGCGGTCTGCTTCCGACCTCAAAAGGGAGGATTCCAGCGGTAGTACCGGGAAACCCAAAAGTATTTTAAAACGCAGGTCCAGTTCGAGCTCCACAGATTCTGAATCTATAAGAATGACCCAGAAAGCCGATATAAACAAAATGAGCTTGTCCACTCCCATTTTGCAAGTGggaaaaaacaacatttctgCAGAACCTGTTGATGAGTCCCCAGAAAATTCATTGGATAGACTTAAACAGGTGCGGTTCTCTGCAAATGTTCACCAAAACCCTCCTTCCCCGGGCCCAGAGGCAGTCCATGGCaaagaaattggtgaatttggaATTCTAGACCCGGGTTTATCTCAAGCCCAGTTGGTAAATCCAGTTCATGCATCTTCTGAAGATTCTGTGTCGGTCCAGAGTCCTTCCTCTGGTCTGGTTCTTGACATCTTAACAAAGACCATTTATCGGAAGAGCTCAGTGGAAATCCCAGGCTTGAATGGTTCTTCAGAGGAAGGTCCTAGTTTAAGTGCAAATTCTGCTAGCCTCAACAACATCACTGAAGATTCATTTGTACAAGAAACCCAACCTAAAGTCAGTCTTCCATTGGAGGCAAATGTCTCTTCGG aTAATGATCCTCATTATGCAGTGGTGAAGAAACCAACAGAATCGTTATCTTCTGGCCTTTCCCAAG ATAAGAAGCCAGAAATTGAATCACCTGATGTTTCAAAACCTAACTCCATAGAACCAAAGCAAGGTAAGCCAATAGGCAGCCCAGGGAATCCAGATCCATTGAACCCTGACAAACATGCTATCGAGATCATGAAAGCACAGGATGAATCAATAACAAAAGTTCTAGATTGGTTAAGTAAAAGTTCTGAATCAGGTGACCGTGAACCAACTTTGTTGGAAAGTAAACCGGTCAACAACGAAAAGCTTGTACCCATTCATAAATGTGAAGAGGAAGTTGACCGTACAAGAGGTGAGGGAAATGTTGAATTGACCACCTTGGGAAATCTCGAAGACTTTCAACAAGTAGAAGACTGTATTCAGAATTCAACTGAAGGAACTACAAAACCACTGGTATTTGGAATAAGCAAAGGCGGTATTGGTAAAATCCAAAACCTTGTTAATTTTGCAGAATATTTAGAGAGCCCACAGAAAGAAGAAGCTATGTCTCCTGCAAGTCTTTCATCTCCAGTTCAAAAAGAGACTTTTTATATTGATGATAAAGCAGTACAACAAACCTTAGTGCCAGAGAACTTTAAGCCTATTCTTATTCAGGGCCAAGCCAGTGCAGATGAACAGTCACAATTTTTGGATAAGAATAGTACAGGAAAGTTAGAAAATTTTGAACCACTATCACCTATTTACTCTGGCTTACAAGAAACATTCAAGGATTTTCGTGTTTCTAGTTCAAAAGTAGCAGAACCACTATTGTTTGGCTATTCCAAAGGTGGCATTGGTAAAATGCAATGTCCAGTAGTTAATGAATTAGGTGAAATAGGCAATATTCAGAATGTAGAGAATACTGACTCTACTAATATAGAAAATCAAGTAACCTCAATTGTGGCTgaacaaactaaaaataaaattccagaaAACGTTCTAACAAAAGGTTCTGGTCCCATTCTTCAGGAACAGCTCGTATCAGAGAATATGTCAGAGCCAAGCTCCTACCAGAGTGAAACTGACAATAATTCTCATAAACCAGGTCCTAAGATAAATGACTTCTGGACACAAGTTAGTGCCAAATATGTTCCTGAAACTATAAAGGCTGTTCACATTTATAGGCAGAATTCAAATGAAGCCACTGGAGAGTCACTTCATCTTGGGGAAGGAAAAAAGAAGCCATCCATTGAATTTGGTGAAAAGAAAGTGGAAGAACTTCCACAAGATGCTGAAGATACTGGCAACCAGGTAGATGACATTACACTAGCTAATTCCCAAGGTGAATCAGTTCAAGACTCTGGGTCAAAGATAAGTAATTTTGATCATAAGAGCATAAATGAGGTTAAGCTTTTctgggaaaaagaagaaaaggaaacaaatgGCCAATCTGAAATTAAAAGACCTGTGTTAAAAGATGTTGAGGTCCTGGGGAGTCAAATTCATGTGAAAGAAAGTATAGCAGCTTTTAGTCAGAAAAGTAGTTCATTTGAAAATGATGAAGGCAACTCGGGCTTAGTACCCTTTAAAAAGGTAATACTGGATGAAGAACCCTTACCAAGCATTGATCAGCTGAAGACATTCTGGGAACAGGAAAGGAAGAAACTTGAAAACTTAGAGAGCAAGCCAAGAAATGAGGCAATAGAAAGCGAAACAGGCCAAAGTGAAATTAAAACCACTTTTGCTACACCCCCActgaattttgataaaatggagaaaCGAAAGAAGTGTAGAAAGAGACATACCTTCCACTGCTTTTTTGAGAGTGATCTGGATTCCGCCCCAAAGCAGGACCACTTGGCTAGAGGTCTTTCATTGAACGATGGTGCAAATGGCATAGACAAAAAGTATAGTTCTGAAGCTTTTCAAAGTTTAAGAAGCTTCTGGGATGCAGGGAAAAACACTCAGGAGGACCATAATATGCACCCACCAATTGGAACAAACCTAGAACCACCAAATATCCAGGTTGCTCCAAGTAATGACCTACAGAATGGGCCAGACTCCATGGCTTTTCAAGATAAAAGTGGGCAAGTTTCTAATCTCCCAGATGAACAGTCATCTCTACCTTGTCAAATGGACTCAAATAAAACCGTTAGTATTTTAAACCAATCTCAAGCAGAGATAGGCATGGAGTATCCAAATATCCAAACAAATTATTCACATGAACCTGTTTCAGAAACCATTGTGAAAACTGTAGCTCCATCTAAAGTTGAGTTCCTCTTCAATGAAAGATTACAGAAACTACAGACAGAGATCGCTGAAGGAAATCTTGAAGTGCATCCCACTTGTGATAGTATTCCTCAGGAAAGCATAACGTCTGATCACTTTCCACAAGATGCAAAAATTATTGAAATGAGGAATCCGGATACTGAGATCCAAAAACGGAGTGAAAATCTTGTTCAGGACAGGTTTAAGAATAGTCCATTAAATGTTTTTGAAGAATCTGATAACATGTCCAATATGCCCACATCTGAAATCTTTACTTCCACAAAAGAACAAATTGAGGAAGGCATAAAAAGCCCTACAGGTTTACCTAACTCCGAATATTCAGAAACGATGCATGGAACAAACACACAGATGTTTATACCAAATAATAAAACTGGATATGAAGAGGATAGCACTACTATACTGGAAACTGATACGGCAAATAATACATCTCTGAAGGAAGATACAAGTTACCAGACTGAATGTTCAGCACCAGCTTCTGAGGAAAGCGCTTATGCCACCCAGGAGGAGTTTCTATCTTCTTCTGAAAGGGTTCCTccagaaggaaagtcatttgatAATGAGTTGgagaatagcagcaatgatctggAGAAATTTAATGAGAAAGATCCTCCTCAAGAAGTATATGAGGATGTAGAACAAACCTTTCTGAAAAGATCTCATGACTTGAAAACTAGTTTAGAAAAACTAGCCAGAGAGTCTCTATCACCTGCTGAGGGACAGTTGTTTCCTTCAAGTGATAAAGAAACTGTTTCATCTGTATCTTCTCAGCCTTTGGTGCCACTTAATTTTAAGGACAGTGTTCAAGGAAACCTTTCCATGCCAGAAAAGCAGAGTAAAAAGGAAATTATAGAGAAGATAGAAAATCCAGTCATTCGATCGAGACCTGCCTATACTAATTTTGATGCTGGACTGGCAAAGTTGTACAGAGAGTCACTTGATCTAGACACCTCAGCCTTGGATGCTTCGGCTGAAAATCCAGACAAAGTGGAAAACAACGTGCAAATTCCTAATGAATTTTTTCACACGAGTTTGTCTGCCCAGAATGCTCCTTTTATAAATGATCCAGAACTACACGACTCCGATCAGGCAACCCCAGAGGAAAGCATTTCTTCTGATTCTATGTATAGTGATGCCTTGGCAGAGGTAGTAGACAGTGTCAAGAGAACGACCATACAAAGTAGGGCATGGTTTGAGAACGATTTACAAACATCTCAAGAAGTAGCAAGTGATGCTGAAGATCTAATAGGAGGTAGCCACTCAAAGCCCTTTATTCAGACTGCCTCTATCACGCTCCGACTCAATAGATACAATAAGAATATGAATGTGCAAGAAGTCTATGCTGATAGTTCTACCAAAGGTGAGCCCGAGTTTTCAGAGTCCCAAGAGAAAGCCAGCACTGCTGGGGATGATCATAGAGAAGTGCATGCAGATGATGACACAGTTGATCAGGTCGTTAAGCAGAGTACACCCGTTAAAGAAAGAAACAGCTTATTGAGGAGGAGCACCTTGCAACTGTATCTCGAAGCACCCTATCGAAGAGACCTTTCTAAAAGTATTGATTTTGAGCTCACCGGAAACCTTAGCAACGAGGCGGACCATCCAAAAT ACCAAGACAACGGTATTATTCCAAAGGAGGATAAGGACCCTATGTATGAAGAGG TCCGTGTAGATGAACATGTGCCGGAGAGAAGTAATTTTTCTGATCCGGAGAAATTAAAGCGACTGAGCCAATCGGTGCCGTCCTTCCTCAATGACGAT ACTGATGGCAGAGAGACAGATTCAGCATCAGAAAACAGTTTTCAGCTTGGCAGACACAAGAAGAGCCCCAGTTCTCTAACCAATCTAAGCGGCTCCTCTGGCATGGCCTCCTTATCTTCT GTGAGTGGAAGTGTCATGAGCATCTACAGTGGAGATTTTGGCAATGTGGACATTAAGGGCAACATCCAAGTTGCTTTAGATTATGCTGATAACCTGCAGGAGTTTCAAGTCTTTGTTAGCCAGTGCAAAGATCTGGCCGCGGCTGATGTTAAGAAACAGAGATCGGACCC GTATGTGAAATCCTATCTACTTCCAGAAAAGGCAAAAATGGGAAAGAGAAAAACAGGAGTCAAGAAGAAGACCTTAAATCCTGTGTATAATGATGTTCTAAGG tataaaatcacCAAGAATGCTCTCTTGAGCCAAACGCTAAACCTGTCGGTCTGGCACTATGATGTCCTTGGACGCAACAGTTTTCTAGGAGAAGTGGACGTGAACTTGGCATCTTGGGACTGGAGTAATAAGCAGATGAACTGGTATCCGCTGCAGCCTCGT ACACCCGCTGCTGGAATTGGGTTGGAAAACAGAGGAGAGATGAAATTAGCTCTGAAGTATGTTCCGGAAGCCTTCTCAG gagCTAAGAATGCTGGCACTGGAGAGGTGCACATATGGTTGAAAGAATGCAGTAATCTCCCCATGCTTAGAGGGAACAAAATAAACTCCTTTATCAAATG TACGATCCTTCCGGATACAAGCAGAAAAAGCCGCCAGAAAACACGGGCGGTAGACAAGACCCCGAATCCTTATTTTAACCACACCATGGTTTATGATGGGTTCAGGAAAGAAGATCTACATGAGGCTTGTGTGGAACTTACAGTCTGGGATCACAACAAACTGACCAATCACTTTTTGGGCGGCTTACGGATAGGCTTTGGAACAG GTAAGAGCTATGGAACTGCAGTGGACTGGATGGACTCGAATGCAGCCGAAGCCACGACGTGGGAGAAAATGATCAGCTCCTCTGATACATGGGTGGAAGCCATATTGCCGCTCAGGATGTTTAAGATGGCCAAAATGGCCAAATAA